From the genome of Pirellulales bacterium:
ACCCTGAACCCTGAACCCCGAACCCTGAACCCTGAACCCTGAACCCCGAACCCCGAACCCTGAACCCCGAACCCTACTCCAACTCGTCTTGCCAAGAAGCCGGCGTTTTGTTCAAGTTCACCCGCCCCAATGGCCGAACAGACGTTGTTTGGCCGCGGGCCAGGCCTGGCGAGAACTGACAAGGAGCTGAAATCATGGGCGCACTCGATTTCGCGGCCTTCCGCGCCGCTGAGTTGGTCCGAAAACCGTTCGACTACCTGGTGCTGCCCGGCTTCGTCCGGCCCGAAGCGCGCGCGGCGATCAACGCCAGCTACCCCAAGATCGAGCGTCCGGGCAGCTTTCCGCTGAGCGAGGTGACCTACGGCCCGGCGTTCGGCAACCTGGTCGCCGAGCTCAACGGCGACGAGATGCGCGCGGCCTTCGAAGAGAAGTTCGGCATCGACCTTTCGGGCCGCCCGACGATGGTCACCGTGCGCGGCTGTGCCAGCGCCAAAGACGGCCGCATCCACACCGACACGCCCTCGAAGATCATCACCGTGTTGGTCTACATGAACTCGAACTGGGAAGCGCCGGGCGGCCGGCTGCGGTTGCTGCGGTCGGCCGACGATCTCGACGACGTGCTTGTCGAAGTTCCGCCCGACGAAGGCACGTTGCTCTGTTTCCGCCGGTCGAACAATTCGTTCCACGGGCACAAGCCGTTCGTCGGCCAGCGTCGCGTTTTGCAATTCAATTGGGTGACGGAGCAGCGGATTGTCGACCGCGAGCTCAAGCGGCACCGTTTTTCGGCCTGGACCAAGCGCATCCTGTCGCTCGGCGGCCGCTCGGCGGAGGCGGCGGAGTATCGGACCGCCTCGTAGCCTGGAACGCCATGAGCAGCGAACCCCTTCTCACCCGCTCGTTCGATCGCATTCTGCTCATCAAGCCGTCCGCGGTGGGCGACATCGTCCACACGTTGCCGGTGCTGGTGCGGCTGCGCGAGCGTTATCCCGATGCGCAGATCGATTGGCTGGTGACGCCCGAAAACGCCGATCTGGTGCGGCACCATCCCGACCTGTCGAACGTGGTGCTGTTCGACCGGCGGCGCTATGCGCGGTTCGGACGCGAATGGTTTGCCACCAAGGGAATGCTGGGCTTGCTCCGCACCCTGCGTCGTTCGCAATATGAGTTGGTGGTCGACCTGCACGGTCAACTCCGGTCGGCATTGTTCACGGTGGCCAGCGGGGCGCCGTTTCGCGTCGGTTTCGAGCGGGCGCGCGAAGGGGCCTGGCTGGTCTACTCGCACCACATTCCGCTGCTCGATCGCCAGGCGCACGCGGTCGATCGATATTTGTGGCTGGGCGAAGTGTTGGGGTTCGAGCCGGGCGTGCCCGACTTCCGCATTTATCTGCCGGAGGCGGTCGAAGAGCGCGTCGACGATCTTTTGTCGCGACACGGCCTCGCCTCGCACCCGTTGGCCCTGCTGGTGCCGGGCACGGTGTGGCAAACCAAGCATTGGCGCGTGGAAGGCTTTGCCGGCGTCGCGAGGCATTTGATCCAGCGCGATTTCAGAGTGATTCTGGCCGGCGCGCCGAAAGACCGCGCTCGCTGCCGGCAGGTGGCCGCGCTCGCGCCGGCGGTGTGCGACTTGTCGGGCCAAACGACCTTGGCCGAAATGATCTCGCTCGTACGCCGCTCGGAGTTGTGCGTCACCAACGATTCCGGCTCGATGCACCTGGCCGTGGCGCTGGGCCGGCCGGTGGTGAGCGTGTTCGGCCCCACGAGCGCCGCGCTGACCGGCCCCTACGGCCGCACCGACGCCGTCGTGCAGGCCCACGTGCCGTGCTCGCCCTGCCTGTTGCGCAAACTGGCTCACTGCCACCATCATCACATCTGCATGGAGGAGGTGACGACGGGCATGGTCGTACACCGCCTGGAGAGCCTGTTGGCCCGTGCCATCTGACTGAACCGAAGCGCAATGCACCTTCAGTCCGCCGCATCTTGATCGCATCGGGCAAGGCTGTCATATTGCGCGTCGGTTCACCACCACCCATCGAAAGCCGCACTCATGCCGAGCAACTTGCTGCGCAATCTTCCATCCGTCAACGAACTGCTGGAAAGCCCTCCGTTGAAGGGGCTCGTCTCGCGCGTCAGCCACAACGTGGTCGTCGGCCGCGTGAGGTCGTTCCTCGATGATTTGCGGACGGAGATTCAGGCCACGGCCGCGGAGGTCAAGTTTCCCGACGTGAAGGAGCTGGCCCAGCGGATCGCCGAACGAATCCTGGAGTCCGACAAGCCGCAGCTTCGGCCCGCGATCAACGCCACGGGCGTGCTGCTGCACACGGGCCTGGGCCGCGCGCCGCTGGCCGAGGAGGCGATTGCCGAGATGGTCGCCGTGGCACGCGATTACGCCAGCGTGGAACTCGACTTGGCCACCGGGCAGCGATCGCAACGCGTGTTGGCCGTCGAGGGATTGCTCACGGAACTCACCGGCGCCGAGGCCGCGC
Proteins encoded in this window:
- the waaF gene encoding lipopolysaccharide heptosyltransferase II → MSSEPLLTRSFDRILLIKPSAVGDIVHTLPVLVRLRERYPDAQIDWLVTPENADLVRHHPDLSNVVLFDRRRYARFGREWFATKGMLGLLRTLRRSQYELVVDLHGQLRSALFTVASGAPFRVGFERAREGAWLVYSHHIPLLDRQAHAVDRYLWLGEVLGFEPGVPDFRIYLPEAVEERVDDLLSRHGLASHPLALLVPGTVWQTKHWRVEGFAGVARHLIQRDFRVILAGAPKDRARCRQVAALAPAVCDLSGQTTLAEMISLVRRSELCVTNDSGSMHLAVALGRPVVSVFGPTSAALTGPYGRTDAVVQAHVPCSPCLLRKLAHCHHHHICMEEVTTGMVVHRLESLLARAI
- a CDS encoding 2OG-Fe(II) oxygenase encodes the protein MGALDFAAFRAAELVRKPFDYLVLPGFVRPEARAAINASYPKIERPGSFPLSEVTYGPAFGNLVAELNGDEMRAAFEEKFGIDLSGRPTMVTVRGCASAKDGRIHTDTPSKIITVLVYMNSNWEAPGGRLRLLRSADDLDDVLVEVPPDEGTLLCFRRSNNSFHGHKPFVGQRRVLQFNWVTEQRIVDRELKRHRFSAWTKRILSLGGRSAEAAEYRTAS